In the genome of Phragmites australis chromosome 9, lpPhrAust1.1, whole genome shotgun sequence, the window TGACCAAGTTGCTTTTGCGTCTGAGGGACTTAAAGATGCTCAACAAACTGTACGGTTCCAGAGTTCCCTAAGAAGCTTCATTTCTGTTGATAAGTTCCATCCTGATTCCTATACTTTGGTTAAAAACGTTTTTCGCTGCTGAACAGATGACTGCGATGAAGGCTGCGAATAATGAGCTAAAAGGAATGATGAAAACTGTCAAGCTCGAAGATATAGACGTAAGTAGCATCCTTCTGTTTATCAGATTCCTCAATTTTGTCAGTATTCCCTCCTTACATGCATTTTCATTCGatttccttattttttcttgtttgctttTGTCTCTTGATTGCATCTCAATATACCTGCTTCTGTAATCTGTAGAGCATGCAAGATGAGATGATGGATCTTATGGACGTGAGCAATGAGATACAAGAAACTCTTGGCAGAAGCTACAATGTCCCTGATGATATCGATGAGGAAGAACTTATGGGGGGTACGGTTCATATTGACAGTCTGATTGttcttatataatttttaatgccACAAAATTTTCACAAACTGCATGCCTTACTGGAAAGTTTATGAAGAAAGTTAATTCTCTGTTTGCTGTCCTCATTCTGTTTCTTGAAAAATGCAGAGCTTGATGCTTTGGAAGCTGACATGGACTTTGAATCAGAGTCAGTCCCATCTTACCTTCAACCAGATCAAAATTCTGAACTTAACTTGCCTGCTGCACCAACTGGACATGCAGCACCGCTACCAAATCAGCAGCAGGTAGTGAATTGTGAGAATGTTCTTAGCTTTTTGCATGCTTTGCTCTTAGTGTTGCTTTTCTATGCTATCAGTTTCTTGAGTTTCACGTGACTGAATTTATTTAGTTTTCTTTATCTTGTCATGTGCACTAACCAATTGGCTAGAAACTCTTTATTTCGTGCACACTTATAGCTTGTAGGACATTATCGAAGCCTAGCGCAACTGTGGGGTCATGCTATTTCTGAACAATGTAGAGCACATTCTAACTTTATCCCGATGAAcaacagagaagaaaaatgttATGAGCACGTATaaggagaacactaaaaaaatgAGAACCTAGATAACTAGAAAATTATGTACTAAGAAGAAAATAGGCACCTCAATCCCATTTGAAGATGGATATGGGTGGCGGGAGTGTACACATACCACCAACTGAGCTATGCTCCCACATGGAAAAATCTTATAGATGGATCCGATCCTGTGTGCTGCGAACACTTATTCCTGTTGAGCATACCTGAAATAATGATTCATAGACATATTGACATTCAATTTGTGTTTGCATCTGGTTCTCCACTGGCGTAGCATCCAGCTGGCACGTAGTTTGCTTGCCCCCAATTGGCGTTGGTTGATCCGTACTAACTATTTCTCTATATTCTTGTTTTTGATTTGGTGCAGGAGGATGAACTAGGATTGCCCACAGTGCCACATGCATCCATTCGTAGTTAAACAATCACGGATCTTGAAGTCGATGTAAAAACCAGATATTTTGGGCATGGACAATTCAATGTAACTTTTCCTCGTATGTACCACTACGATTTGTTGTGACTTGCAGAAGGTGTAGATTTAATTCATTGCATAACATCCTGTTCTGGTGATGGTCCTGACATTCTTTCTGGAATAATGATGATATGGAGGGCATGGTGTACATACATATGAAAATCCATCTTGTTTCGGCATGTTTATTGTACCGCCACCGAGTTTGCCTTTTTAAAGATTTGATTTGAAGCCCAGGGTGACTGAATGAATGAAACATTGCATCAGAGAGATTACATTTTGAACTTGCCTGTAATGTTTACTGTATGCTTGTTTTGGATTCATTAGTTGGCCCTGCTGTACGTTTTCGGATTGGTGATCTGGTTACGTACATGGGCATTGttgtctttctttctttctttctctggcGGGGCAGGGCCAGAAGGGAGGTGGTAGCAAATCAAGCCCAGTATGAGCATGGGTGAGTGCTGAATGCTGATCAAGTAGAGTAATAGTGGTGGTTTGTTTCCTTCTAGTCACCTGCTGATGGATGCAGTCTGAATGCTGCATGTCCTCCTCCATTTGCATCTTGGTTTCATAATGTTAAGGCTGCTCCTCCTTCACATCTCGATTGATCAGTGTTCAGGACTTGACCGGCCGGCCGTCCAATCGGGCACACAATATCTCACCTTAAATTCATCAGAACAAGGCAGGCTAGATCCATACGATTGATTTGGGCCTGATCATCGGCAAGTGCCTGTCGATGCAATATGGGGCAAAAGTTACTGCTAGATTGatcattttgttttgaaaaaattgGTCCTGTGACATTGAAAGATCTTCGTACCCATTTTAGAAATATACCATCTAGCTACACCAGATATCACCGAAAGGTCACCCCATTTAGCCATTTAGAAATATGCCATCCTGTCATGTTTCCGTCTATTCTATCATCTTCGTCTATCCTACCATCTTTAGGAATGTTAGTCAGATCCATGGGTTCAGATCCTTATAAGTTTTATATCTAATGGA includes:
- the LOC133928233 gene encoding vacuolar protein sorting-associated protein 60.1-like: MKKIFGAKKNKDPPPSIHDAAEGISKRGDTVDEKIKKLDAELARYKDQIKKTRPGPAQEAVKARAMRVLKQRRMYEGQRDMLFNQTYNLDQVAFASEGLKDAQQTMTAMKAANNELKGMMKTVKLEDIDSMQDEMMDLMDVSNEIQETLGRSYNVPDDIDEEELMGELDALEADMDFESESVPSYLQPDQNSELNLPAAPTGHAAPLPNQQQEDELGLPTVPHASIRS